A genome region from Salvia splendens isolate huo1 chromosome 19, SspV2, whole genome shotgun sequence includes the following:
- the LOC121780119 gene encoding uncharacterized protein LOC121780119, with the protein MGIANYNEETIFHDQKSIFLPMFCRLSIKDVKLTTIPISSTAAAADPTSPIVSCMGQVKRNSRVSGYPSSATIISHHHHKHPNKPRKNTHFSTKTLLPAAAAAAAAGGRKSVSQSCRRKSRRPAARVSFDQELCSVKAAAAALDISKMDPPLPVVKRAAAEVNLWKRRFDGVKSMSIQPIRLPAKEFRPASAAVDDGTRFMQ; encoded by the coding sequence ATGggaattgcaaattacaacgaAGAAACCATTTTCCACGATCAAAAAAGCATCTTCCTCCCCATGTTTTGCCGCCTATCCATCAAAGACGTCAAGCTCACCACCATCCCTatctcctccaccgccgccgccgccgatccCACCTCCCCCATAGTCAGCTGCATGGGCCAAGTCAAGCGCAACAGCCGCGTCTCCGGCTACCCCTCCTCCGCCACCATCAtctcccaccaccaccacaaacACCCCAACAAGCCAAGAAAAAACACACACTTTTCCACCAAAACCCTCcttcccgccgccgccgccgccgccgcagccgGCGGCCGGAAAAGTGTGAGCCAGAGCTGCCGGAGAAAATCGAGGAGACCGGCGGCGAGGGTCAGCTTTGATCAAGAATTGTGTAGTGTtaaggcggcagcggcggcgttGGATATTAGCAAGATGGATCCGCCGCTGCCGGTGGTGAAGAGGGCCGCGGCCGAGGTGAATTTGTGGAAGAGGAGATTTGATGGGGTGAAAAGCATGAGTATTCAACCCATCCGTTTGCCAGCTAAGGAATTTCGACCGGCGTCAGCCGCGGTTGACGACGGTACGAGGTTTATGCAGTAA
- the LOC121778639 gene encoding histone acetyltransferase of the MYST family 1-like → MVSIDNTNSTTANGHGAAAAAVDDMSTDPPAPESNGSQPEFDAYRRRKSTILPLEVGTRVNCRWRDGKYHPVKVIERRKHFSGGSNYYEYYVHYTEFNRRLDEWVHLDQLDLGSVETDVDDKVEDKVTGLKMTRHQKRKIDETHIEGHEELDAASLREHEEFTKVKNIATIELGKYEIETWYFSPFPPEYNECTKLFFCEFCLNFMKRKEQLQRHMKKCDLKHPPGDEIYRDKTLSMFEVDGKKNKIYGQNLCYLAKLFLDHKTLYYDVDLFLFYVLCECDDRGCHMVGYFSKEKQSEESYNLACILTLPPYQRKGYGKFLIAFSYELSKKEAKVGTPERPLSDLGLLSYRGYWTRVLLDILKKHKGNISIKELSDMTAIKAEDILTTLQSLELIQYRKGQHVICADPKVLDRHLKAAGRGGPDVEGSKLIWTPYKEQN, encoded by the exons ATGGTTTCAATTGACAACACAAATTCCACCACCGCCAACGGCCACGGCGCCGCCGCAGCGGCCGTCGATGATATGTCCACCGATCCTCCGGCTCCGGAGTCCAACGGTTCTCAGCCGGAGTTCGACGCATATCGGAGGAGGAAATCGACGATTCTGCCCTTGGAGGTCGGTACGCGCGTCAATTGCCGGTGGCGTGACGGAAAGTACCATCCTGTGAAGGTTATCGAGCGCCGCAAGCATTTCTCCGGCGGATCCAACTATTATGAGTACTATGTTCACTATACTGAAT TCAACCGCAGGCTTGATGAATGGGTACACCTTGATCAACTTGATCTCGGCTCTGTAGAAACTGATGTGGATGACAAAGTTGAGGACAAG GTAACAGGCTTGAAAATGACGCGCCATCAGAAGCGCAAGATCGATGAAACACATATAGAG GGCCACGAGGAGCTTGATGCTGCTAGCTTGAGAGAACATGAAGAGTTTACCAAAGTGAAAAATATTGCAACAATTGAACTtggaaaatatgaaattgagaCTTGGTACTTTTCCCCATTTCCACCTGAATACAATGAATGTACAAAGCTATTTTTCTGTGAATTTTGCCTGAATTTCATGAAGCGCAAAGAACAGCTTCAAAGGCATATG AAGAAATGTGATCTTAAGCATCCCCCTGGTGATGAAATATATCGGGACAAGACTTTGTCAATGTTTGAG GTTGATGGCAAAAAGAACAAAATTTACGGGCAAAACCTTTGTTATCTGGCCAAGTTGTTTCTTGATCACAAGACCCTGTACTATGATGTAgacctatttttattttatgtgctATGTGAATGTGATGATCGGGGATGCCACATGGTGGGCTACTTCTCCAAG GAGAAGCAATCAGAGGAGTCTTACAATTTAGCTTGTATTCTCACTCTCCCTCCTTATCAAAGAAAAGGCTATGGGAAGTTCCTGATTGCATTTT CTTATGAACTTTCAAAGAAGGAAGCCAAAGTTGGAACACCGGAACGACCCCTCTCAGACCTGGGCTTATTGAGTTATCGAGGATACTGGACACGGGTTCTTCTAGATATACTGAAAAAACACAAAGGCAATATCTCCATTAAG GAGCTCAGTGACATGACGGCCATCAAGGCAGAGGATATCTTGACTACCCTTCAGAGCTTAGAGTTGATCCAGTACCGGAAGGGGCAGCACGTGATATGCGCAGACCCAAAGGTCCTAGACCGCCATCTCAAAGCTGCAGGCCGAGGCGGTCCTGATGTCGAAGGCAGTAAGTTGATCTGGACCCCTTATAAAGAGCAGAACTGA